From one Micromonospora siamensis genomic stretch:
- a CDS encoding sensor histidine kinase, translating into MSSSRRSDLSRRLRRWLAGWSLRRRLVVSVVALLALVSVGIGGLTTVALRHFLIAQVDNQLTFGDRRPAELARWFRSGGPSWPGRPGPPGEEADIPEPPPNLPTGSIAVRVPPVGELTAGVRTESATTEAVPAAEVRGLAAVPIDDRPRTVEVGDRGDYRAIATLSPRGDRDVLVLAIPLAQVDDTIMWMVVAQAGVATAGLLIAGSLGALIVRATLRPLNRVAGTAVRVTELPLDRGEVALSVRVPDADTDPRTEVGQVGASLNRLLGHVAAALAARQASETRVRQFVADASHELRTPLAAIRGYAEVARRGRDRVPPDVALALSRVESASTRMTSLVDDLLLLARLDAGRPLATGPVDLTALVVEAVADAHVAGPEHRWQLDLPDEALDVPGDAVRLHQVVANLLANARVHTPPGSTVTTRLVRLGDAVELSVTDDGPGIPPELRDEVFERFARGDSSRSREHGSTGLGLAIVAAVVEAHHGAVTLDSEPGRTVFTVRLPAGHS; encoded by the coding sequence ATGTCCTCAAGCCGGCGGAGTGACCTGAGCCGGCGGCTGCGGCGGTGGCTGGCCGGCTGGTCGCTGCGCCGGCGCCTGGTCGTCTCCGTGGTGGCGCTCCTCGCCCTGGTCAGCGTCGGCATCGGCGGGCTCACCACCGTGGCCCTGCGGCACTTCCTGATCGCCCAGGTCGACAACCAGCTGACCTTCGGTGACCGCCGGCCCGCCGAGCTGGCCCGGTGGTTCCGCTCCGGCGGCCCGTCCTGGCCGGGCCGGCCAGGCCCGCCGGGGGAGGAGGCCGACATCCCTGAGCCGCCGCCCAACTTGCCGACCGGGTCGATCGCGGTCCGGGTGCCCCCGGTGGGAGAACTCACCGCCGGCGTCCGCACCGAGAGCGCGACCACCGAGGCCGTCCCCGCCGCCGAGGTACGGGGCTTGGCCGCCGTGCCCATCGACGACCGACCTCGCACGGTCGAGGTCGGCGACCGCGGCGACTACCGGGCGATCGCGACCCTCTCGCCGCGCGGCGACAGGGATGTGCTCGTCCTGGCCATCCCACTCGCCCAGGTCGACGACACCATCATGTGGATGGTCGTCGCCCAGGCCGGCGTGGCGACAGCAGGGCTGCTGATCGCCGGCAGTCTCGGCGCGCTGATCGTCCGGGCCACGCTGCGCCCGCTCAACCGGGTCGCCGGCACGGCCGTGCGGGTCACCGAGCTGCCCCTGGACCGGGGCGAGGTGGCCCTGTCGGTGCGGGTGCCCGACGCCGACACCGACCCGCGTACCGAGGTGGGGCAGGTGGGGGCGTCGCTGAACCGGCTGCTCGGGCACGTCGCCGCGGCGCTCGCCGCCCGGCAGGCCAGCGAGACCCGGGTACGCCAGTTCGTCGCCGACGCCAGCCACGAACTGCGTACCCCGCTGGCCGCCATCCGCGGCTACGCCGAGGTGGCCCGGCGCGGCCGGGACCGGGTGCCGCCGGACGTGGCGCTGGCGTTGAGCCGGGTCGAGTCGGCCAGCACCCGGATGACCAGCCTCGTCGACGACCTGCTGCTGCTGGCCCGGTTGGACGCCGGCCGGCCGCTGGCCACCGGGCCGGTCGACCTCACCGCGCTGGTCGTCGAGGCGGTCGCCGACGCGCACGTCGCCGGTCCCGAGCACCGCTGGCAGCTCGACCTGCCCGACGAGGCGCTCGACGTGCCCGGCGACGCCGTACGCCTGCACCAGGTGGTGGCGAACCTGCTGGCCAACGCCCGGGTGCACACCCCGCCCGGCAGCACCGTGACCACCCGACTGGTCCGGCTGGGCGACGCGGTGGAGCTGAGCGTCACCGACGACGGCCCGGGGATCCCCCCGGAGCTGCGCGACGAGGTCTTCGAACGGTTCGCCCGGGGCGACAGCTCCCGGTCCCGGGAACACGGCAGCACCGGCCTCGGCCTGGCCATCGTGGCGGCCGTCGTGGAGGCCCACCACGGCGCCGTCACGCTGGACAGCGAGCCCGGGCGGACCGTCTTCACGGTCCGGTTGCCGGCAGGCCACAGCTGA
- a CDS encoding glycosyltransferase family 39 protein, which yields MDRTESLLAVPDGPAAQIPPTPDPIPVEPEPPRRDPAWTRPALVALLLGTGLLYLWGLGGSGWANSFYSAAVQAGSQSWKAFFYGSSDAANSITVDKTPASLWLMALSVRVFGLNSWSILVPQALLGVSTVGALFATVRRWYGPVAGLVAGAVLALTPVATLMFRFNNPDALLVLLLVLAAYATVRAVETAGTRWIVLAGALVGLGFLTKMLQAFLVVPVLAGVYLLAAPTGLWRRIRQLLLAGLALLVAGGWWVAIVELVPASARPYVGGSQHDSVLELTLGYNGLGRLTGEEEGSVGGGGGPFSGQTGWLRMFDTEVGGQISWLLPAALILLVAGLLLAGRAARTDRARAGLLLWGGWLLVTGLVFSFMSGIFHAYYTVALAPAVGALVGIGVVLLWRERGRPATGPAGRTVPAGGTGPVDGVPPTDPEARRGSGRAAAATAVLALTLAVTAWWSWRLLGRSPDWYPWLRTGVLVAGLVAAALLLLTVRLSRRVVPLALVLGAAAALAGPAAYAAQTAATPHTGAIPTAGPFVEGAFGPGRGGFPGGGFPGRAGRGQAGEFPGFPGGGQFPGFPGGGQFPGFPDGGQFPGFPGGPNGTAPNGTGSNGSGPNGSGPNGSGPNGSGPNGTGSNGTGSNGTGSNGSGQNGAGQLPGLPGGLPGGLPGGGRRGGMGGLLDAREPSAELRALLTADADAYTWVAATVGSNNASGYQLATGEPVMAIGGFNGSDPSPTLARFQAYVADGRIHWFVGGGGFRANGGSSASQEIATWVAENFESRTVDGVTVYDLSSGRQG from the coding sequence ATGGACAGAACCGAGAGCCTGCTGGCCGTGCCGGACGGCCCGGCGGCGCAGATCCCGCCCACGCCCGACCCCATACCCGTCGAACCGGAACCGCCCCGCCGCGATCCCGCCTGGACCCGGCCGGCCCTGGTGGCGCTGCTGCTGGGCACCGGGCTGCTCTACCTGTGGGGGCTCGGCGGGTCGGGCTGGGCGAACTCGTTCTACTCGGCGGCCGTGCAGGCCGGTTCACAGAGCTGGAAGGCGTTCTTCTACGGCTCGTCGGACGCGGCGAACTCGATCACGGTGGACAAGACCCCGGCCTCGCTGTGGCTGATGGCCCTGTCGGTACGCGTCTTCGGGCTGAACAGCTGGTCGATCCTGGTGCCGCAGGCGCTGCTCGGGGTGTCCACGGTCGGAGCGCTCTTCGCCACCGTCCGCCGCTGGTACGGCCCGGTCGCCGGCCTGGTCGCCGGCGCGGTCCTCGCCCTCACCCCGGTCGCCACCCTGATGTTCCGGTTCAACAACCCCGACGCCCTGCTGGTGCTGCTGCTGGTGCTCGCCGCGTACGCCACGGTACGGGCGGTGGAGACCGCGGGCACCCGGTGGATCGTGCTCGCCGGCGCGCTGGTCGGCCTCGGCTTCCTCACCAAGATGCTCCAGGCGTTCCTGGTGGTCCCGGTCCTCGCCGGGGTGTACCTGCTGGCCGCGCCGACCGGGCTGTGGCGGCGGATCCGCCAGCTGCTACTGGCCGGGCTGGCCCTGCTGGTGGCCGGCGGCTGGTGGGTGGCGATCGTCGAGCTGGTGCCGGCTAGCGCCCGGCCGTACGTCGGCGGATCGCAGCACGACAGCGTCCTGGAGTTGACCCTCGGCTACAACGGGCTGGGGCGGCTCACCGGCGAGGAGGAGGGCAGCGTCGGGGGCGGCGGTGGCCCGTTCTCCGGGCAGACCGGCTGGCTGCGGATGTTCGACACCGAGGTCGGCGGGCAGATCTCCTGGCTGCTGCCGGCCGCGCTGATCCTGCTGGTCGCCGGGCTGCTGCTCGCCGGCCGGGCGGCCCGCACCGACCGCGCCCGGGCCGGGCTGCTGCTCTGGGGTGGATGGCTGCTGGTCACCGGGCTGGTGTTCAGCTTCATGTCCGGGATCTTCCACGCCTACTACACGGTGGCGCTCGCCCCGGCCGTCGGCGCGTTGGTCGGCATCGGGGTGGTCCTGCTCTGGCGCGAGCGCGGGCGACCGGCGACCGGGCCGGCGGGCCGTACGGTCCCGGCCGGCGGCACCGGCCCGGTGGACGGCGTCCCGCCGACGGATCCCGAGGCCCGGCGGGGGAGCGGCCGTGCTGCTGCCGCCACGGCGGTGCTGGCGCTCACCCTCGCGGTCACCGCCTGGTGGTCCTGGCGGCTGCTCGGTCGCAGCCCCGACTGGTACCCCTGGCTGCGCACCGGCGTGCTGGTCGCCGGTCTGGTCGCGGCGGCGCTGCTGCTGCTCACCGTCCGACTGTCCCGGCGGGTGGTCCCGCTGGCCCTGGTGCTGGGCGCGGCGGCGGCGCTGGCCGGCCCGGCCGCGTACGCCGCGCAGACGGCGGCCACCCCGCACACCGGCGCCATCCCGACCGCCGGCCCGTTCGTGGAGGGCGCCTTCGGCCCGGGCCGGGGCGGCTTCCCCGGCGGCGGCTTCCCCGGCCGCGCCGGCCGGGGGCAGGCGGGTGAGTTCCCCGGATTTCCCGGTGGCGGTCAGTTCCCCGGTTTCCCGGGCGGTGGCCAGTTCCCCGGTTTCCCGGATGGCGGCCAGTTCCCCGGCTTCCCGGGCGGACCGAACGGCACCGCGCCCAACGGCACCGGGTCGAACGGCAGCGGTCCGAACGGCAGCGGTCCGAACGGCAGCGGTCCGAACGGCAGCGGTCCGAACGGCACCGGGTCGAATGGCACCGGGTCGAATGGCACCGGGTCGAACGGCAGCGGCCAGAACGGCGCCGGTCAGCTTCCCGGACTGCCGGGTGGGTTGCCGGGCGGGCTGCCCGGTGGGGGCCGGCGGGGCGGCATGGGCGGGCTGCTCGACGCCCGTGAGCCCAGCGCCGAGCTGCGGGCGCTGCTCACGGCCGACGCCGACGCGTACACCTGGGTGGCGGCGACCGTCGGGTCCAACAACGCCTCCGGCTACCAGCTGGCCACCGGCGAGCCGGTGATGGCGATCGGCGGCTTCAACGGCAGCGACCCGTCCCCGACCCTGGCCCGGTTCCAGGCGTACGTCGCCGACGGGCGGATCCACTGGTTCGTCGGCGGCGGCGGATTCCGGGCCAACGGCGGCAGCTCCGCGTCGCAGGAGATCGCCACCTGGGTGGCCGAGAACTTCGAGTCGAGGACCGTCGACGGCGTCACCGTCTACGACCTGAGCAGCGGAAGGCAGGGCTGA
- a CDS encoding glycosyltransferase: MTGTPAVRPAVDVAVQAPTVVLDVVVPVYNEEADLGPCVRRLHAHLGEHFPYPFRITVADNASVDATLAVAESLAAELPNVRVRHLAEKGRGRALRAVWGASDAPVLAYLDVDLSTDLAALLPLVAPLISGHSDLAIGTRLARTSRVVRGAKREVLSRGYNLLLRGALAARFSDAQCGFKAIRGDVAAQLLPLVEDTGWFFDTELLVLAQRAGLRIHEVPVDWVDDPDSRVEIVPTVLADLRGIGRLGRALLTGALPLPRLREQLGRAPLAAPPAQVPVGLPRQLARFAAIGVASTLAYLALFVAARGALGAQPANLLALLLTAVANTAANRRLTFGISGRRDAGRHHLQGLLAFGLGLALTSGALAGLHLVAATPPRAVELAVLVAANLAATVLRFALLRLAMHHRR; encoded by the coding sequence ATGACCGGTACCCCCGCAGTACGCCCGGCGGTCGACGTCGCGGTGCAGGCGCCCACCGTGGTGCTGGACGTGGTGGTCCCCGTGTACAACGAGGAGGCCGACCTCGGGCCCTGCGTACGGCGGCTGCACGCGCACCTGGGCGAGCACTTCCCGTACCCATTCCGGATCACCGTGGCGGACAACGCCAGCGTCGACGCGACGCTGGCCGTCGCCGAGTCGCTCGCCGCCGAGCTGCCGAACGTGCGGGTGCGGCACCTGGCCGAGAAGGGTCGGGGCCGGGCCCTGCGGGCGGTGTGGGGCGCCTCGGACGCGCCGGTGCTGGCGTACCTGGACGTGGACCTCTCCACCGACCTGGCCGCGCTGCTGCCGCTGGTCGCGCCGCTGATCTCCGGGCACTCCGACCTGGCCATCGGCACCCGGCTGGCGCGTACCTCCCGGGTGGTGCGCGGCGCGAAGCGGGAGGTGCTCTCCCGGGGCTACAACCTGCTGCTGCGCGGCGCGCTGGCGGCCCGTTTCTCCGACGCGCAGTGCGGCTTCAAGGCGATCCGGGGCGACGTGGCGGCGCAACTGCTGCCGCTGGTGGAGGACACCGGCTGGTTCTTCGACACCGAGCTGCTGGTGCTGGCGCAGCGGGCCGGGCTGCGCATCCACGAGGTGCCGGTGGACTGGGTGGACGACCCGGACAGCCGGGTGGAGATCGTCCCCACCGTCCTGGCCGACCTGCGCGGCATCGGCCGGCTCGGCCGGGCCCTGCTCACCGGTGCGCTGCCGCTGCCGCGGCTGCGCGAGCAGCTCGGCCGGGCCCCGCTGGCCGCCCCGCCGGCGCAGGTGCCGGTCGGGCTGCCCCGGCAGCTGGCCCGGTTCGCCGCGATCGGGGTGGCCAGCACGCTGGCGTACCTCGCGCTGTTCGTGGCGGCCCGGGGCGCGCTCGGCGCGCAGCCGGCGAACCTGCTGGCGCTGCTGCTCACCGCCGTGGCGAACACGGCGGCGAACCGGCGGCTGACCTTCGGCATCAGCGGGCGCCGCGACGCCGGCCGGCACCACCTGCAGGGCCTGCTGGCCTTCGGGCTTGGCCTGGCGCTCACCAGCGGCGCGCTCGCCGGGTTGCACCTGGTGGCGGCCACCCCGCCGCGTGCGGTGGAGCTGGCCGTGCTGGTGGCGGCGAACCTCGCCGCCACCGTCCTGCGGTTCGCGTTGTTGCGGCTCGCCATGCACCACCGGCGCTGA